In the Clavelina lepadiformis chromosome 8, kaClaLepa1.1, whole genome shotgun sequence genome, one interval contains:
- the LOC143468988 gene encoding uncharacterized protein LOC143468988 isoform X3, whose translation MLQEAYSIEDNSPEEDIASFVFDEIPRYQLRANKNIECSQSSWIETPVLSPSVNTDLSPEQCEETFKFFLLSGKRLSQMTRTYHDIEAVVQLLEEKEKDLELAARIGQTLLTKNKEVAFQNDLLEEKLTHALEEASQLRHEVSRKEDLLHIYADDETDSSGATSPSKDLKVYGRLQTHVDGLHHKIQLLEKDKASLLEERSLLFDNSGDRETKEHEMVSDTVRQLGFLQSDLQKANSQILAVTEELTRRNDEADRQQDEISGLLAHIMDLQHKHKELANEHEDLQLHLSAANKSQYELSQEVQSLEERYCKVLNSLDETREESRLMRDSTSDNIFDYDNMFGPQIPFQHSLAAELEISDITFDINEGVRKSPEDLKSCFSNKYSDVRPHKLEERVLQTARYANKHLTNFANNAVQSQMCGSRLDADESSTSETSFEIRLPSSLRKKCMSAPKLRIVKSLEGSTTLHQWKKLADKRKQFQNVDDVADDMPGIIIRCNAAELLKPRHATDIENLHPTRTDSKQYDIFSRDSRSLYFPLNEDSIPVSSLPQSGSSGTFITSDCFSHKPYYNDTSSTVKVPFCNSSSFKSKCLYSRRSFEDSPLGYSGVQSYQTRAGSPAASSQKVLFSHLSTLHHAPQSIALSKPSLRSVKSSPHLQSLAIAPSKECFDGHTSSTTEAPCHSRKTSVDFAHLHGRNNRFSKQ comes from the exons ATGCTTCAAGAAGCTTATTCAATAGAAG atAATTCCCCTGAAGAAGATATTGCATCATTTGTTTTTGACGAAATACCAAGATATCAGCTGCGAGCAAACAAG AACATTGAATGTAGTCAGTCATCGTGGATTGAAACTCCGGTTCTTTCCCCAAGTGTTAATACAGACTTGTCTCCTGAGCAGTGTGaagaaacttttaaattttttt TACTAAGTGGAAAGCGTCTTAGTCAAATGACTCGGACATACCATGATATAGAAGCGGTTGTGCAATTGttagaagaaaaagaaaaggatTTGGAACTGGCTGCACGTATTGGCCAAACCCTCCTGACTAAAAACAAGGAGGTAGCATTTCAAAATGACCTTCTGGAAGAGAAGTTAACCCATGCATTGGAAGAG gcATCTCAGTTGCGTCATGAAGTGAGCAGAAAAGAAGATCTGCTCCATATATATGCTGATGATGAAACAGACTCCAGTGGCGCCACTTCACCCAGCAAAG ATTTGAAAGTGTATGGTCGATTGCAAACTCATGTTGACGGCTTGCACCACAAAATTCAGCTGCTTGAAAAAGATAAGGCTAGTTTATTGGAAGAG CGTTCTCTTCTTTTCGACAACTCTGGTGATAGAGAAACCAAGGAGCATGAGATGGTATCCGACACAGTTCGTCAACTCGGCTTTCTGCAGAGTGACTTGC aAAAGGCCAATTCGCAAATTCTTGCTGTAACTGAAGAACTAACTCGGCGAAATGATGAAGCAGACAGACAGCAAGATGAAATATCTGGATTACTTGCCCACATTATGGATTTGCAACATAAACATAAGGAg cTAGCTAATGAACACGAAGACCTTCAGCTGCATTTATCTGCTGCTAATAAGTCACAATACGAGTTGTCACAAGAG gTACAAAGCCTCGAAGAGCGTTATTGTAAAGTTTTGAACTCATTAGATGAAACTCGAGAAGAAAGTCGCCTAATGCGTGACTCTACCAGTGACAACATTTTTGATTATGACAACATGTTTGGGCCACAGATACCTTTCCAGCATTCACTGGCTGCAGAGTTAGAGATCAGTGATATTACATTTGATATAAATGAGGGTGTGAGGAAATCCCCGGAAGATTTGAAGTCTTGTTTTTCCAACAA atacTCAGATGTAAGACCTCACAAACTAGAGGAGCGAGTGTTGCAGACGGCCCGATATGCAAACAAACATCTCACTAACTTTGCAAACAATGCAGTACAG AGCCAGATGTGTGGAAGTAGGTTGGATGCAGATGAAAGTTCAACATCTGAGACATCATTTGAAATAAGATTGCCATCAAGTCTAAGGAAGAAATGCATGTCTGCACCAAAGTTACGTATTGTGAAATCTTTAGAAG GGTCAACTACTTTGCACCAATGGAAAAAACTAGCAGACAAacgaaaacaatttcaaaatgtaGACGATGTTGCAGATGATATGCCTGGAATTATCATAAGATGTAATGCAGCGGAGTTATTAAAGCCTAGACATGCAACTGATATTGAAAACCTGCATCCAACACGAACTGATTCAAAACAATATGATATTTTTAGTCG tGACTCCAGATCTTTGTATTTTCCTTTAAATGAAGACAGCATTCCTGTATCTTCGCTACCACAAAGTGGAAGTTCTGGTACTTTCATAACATCAGATTGTTTCTCACATAAG CCATATTATAATGACACAAGTTCAACGGTAAAAGTTCCTTTTTGTAATTCATCGTCTTTCAAAAGCAAGTGTTTGTATTCGAGAAGATCCTTCGAAGATTCTCCACTTGG ATATTCCGGTGTGCAGAGTTATCAAACAAGAGCTGGTTCTCCAGCTGCTTCATCGCAAAAG GTTTTATTTTCCCATTTAAGTACATTACATCATGCCCCGCAGTCAATTGCTTTAAGCAAGCCATCACTGAGGTCTGTGAAGAGCAGTCCCCACTTACAGAGCCTTGCAATCG CTCCTTCCAAAGAATGTTTTGACGGTCATACAAGTTCAACCACCGAAGCGCCCTGTCACTCCAGGAAAACGTCGGTGGATTTCGCCCATTTGCATGGACGCAACAACCGCTTCTCTAAACAATAA
- the LOC143468988 gene encoding trafficking kinesin-binding protein 1-like isoform X2 — MLQEAYSIEDNSPEEDIASFVFDEIPRYQLRANKNIECSQSSWIETPVLSPSVNTDLSPEQCEETFKFFLLSGKRLSQMTRTYHDIEAVVQLLEEKEKDLELAARIGQTLLTKNKEVAFQNDLLEEKLTHALEEASQLRHEVSRKEDLLHIYADDETDSSGATSPSKDLKVYGRLQTHVDGLHHKIQLLEKDKASLLEERSLLFDNSGDRETKEHEMVSDTVRQLGFLQSDLQKANSQILAVTEELTRRNDEADRQQDEISGLLAHIMDLQHKHKELANEHEDLQLHLSAANKSQYELSQEVQSLEERYCKVLNSLDETREESRLMRDSTSDNIFDYDNMFGPQIPFQHSLAAELEISDITFDINEGVRKSPEDLKSCFSNKYSDVRPHKLEERVLQTARYANKHLTNFANNAVQSENPSPAVNVSVSKVARNTSTHSSGLLSPSMGKPGIPGTSDLQQALEKLATVGREGLKVLQKAKSNVMSQMCGSRLDADESSTSETSFEIRLPSSLRKKCMSAPKLRIVKSLEGSTTLHQWKKLADKRKQFQNVDDVADDMPGIIIRCNAAELLKPRHATDIENLHPTRTDSKQYDIFSRDSRSLYFPLNEDSIPVSSLPQSGSSGTFITSDCFSHKPYYNDTSSTVKVPFCNSSSFKSKCLYSRRSFEDSPLGYSGVQSYQTRAGSPAASSQKVLFSHLSTLHHAPQSIALSKPSLRSVKSSPHLQSLAIAPSKECFDGHTSSTTEAPCHSRKTSVDFAHLHGRNNRFSKQ, encoded by the exons ATGCTTCAAGAAGCTTATTCAATAGAAG atAATTCCCCTGAAGAAGATATTGCATCATTTGTTTTTGACGAAATACCAAGATATCAGCTGCGAGCAAACAAG AACATTGAATGTAGTCAGTCATCGTGGATTGAAACTCCGGTTCTTTCCCCAAGTGTTAATACAGACTTGTCTCCTGAGCAGTGTGaagaaacttttaaattttttt TACTAAGTGGAAAGCGTCTTAGTCAAATGACTCGGACATACCATGATATAGAAGCGGTTGTGCAATTGttagaagaaaaagaaaaggatTTGGAACTGGCTGCACGTATTGGCCAAACCCTCCTGACTAAAAACAAGGAGGTAGCATTTCAAAATGACCTTCTGGAAGAGAAGTTAACCCATGCATTGGAAGAG gcATCTCAGTTGCGTCATGAAGTGAGCAGAAAAGAAGATCTGCTCCATATATATGCTGATGATGAAACAGACTCCAGTGGCGCCACTTCACCCAGCAAAG ATTTGAAAGTGTATGGTCGATTGCAAACTCATGTTGACGGCTTGCACCACAAAATTCAGCTGCTTGAAAAAGATAAGGCTAGTTTATTGGAAGAG CGTTCTCTTCTTTTCGACAACTCTGGTGATAGAGAAACCAAGGAGCATGAGATGGTATCCGACACAGTTCGTCAACTCGGCTTTCTGCAGAGTGACTTGC aAAAGGCCAATTCGCAAATTCTTGCTGTAACTGAAGAACTAACTCGGCGAAATGATGAAGCAGACAGACAGCAAGATGAAATATCTGGATTACTTGCCCACATTATGGATTTGCAACATAAACATAAGGAg cTAGCTAATGAACACGAAGACCTTCAGCTGCATTTATCTGCTGCTAATAAGTCACAATACGAGTTGTCACAAGAG gTACAAAGCCTCGAAGAGCGTTATTGTAAAGTTTTGAACTCATTAGATGAAACTCGAGAAGAAAGTCGCCTAATGCGTGACTCTACCAGTGACAACATTTTTGATTATGACAACATGTTTGGGCCACAGATACCTTTCCAGCATTCACTGGCTGCAGAGTTAGAGATCAGTGATATTACATTTGATATAAATGAGGGTGTGAGGAAATCCCCGGAAGATTTGAAGTCTTGTTTTTCCAACAA atacTCAGATGTAAGACCTCACAAACTAGAGGAGCGAGTGTTGCAGACGGCCCGATATGCAAACAAACATCTCACTAACTTTGCAAACAATGCAGTACAG TCGGAAAATCCATCACCTGCAGTGAATGTTTCGGTCTCGAAAGTTGCAAGAAATACAAGTACTCATAGTTCTGG TCTTCTTTCTCCAAGCATGGGTAAGCCAGGGATTCCAGGCACAAGTGATTTGCAACAGGCATTAGAGAAGCTTGCAACTGTTGGTCGGGAAGGCTTGAAGGTTTTGCAAAAAGCTAAATCAAATGTTATG AGCCAGATGTGTGGAAGTAGGTTGGATGCAGATGAAAGTTCAACATCTGAGACATCATTTGAAATAAGATTGCCATCAAGTCTAAGGAAGAAATGCATGTCTGCACCAAAGTTACGTATTGTGAAATCTTTAGAAG GGTCAACTACTTTGCACCAATGGAAAAAACTAGCAGACAAacgaaaacaatttcaaaatgtaGACGATGTTGCAGATGATATGCCTGGAATTATCATAAGATGTAATGCAGCGGAGTTATTAAAGCCTAGACATGCAACTGATATTGAAAACCTGCATCCAACACGAACTGATTCAAAACAATATGATATTTTTAGTCG tGACTCCAGATCTTTGTATTTTCCTTTAAATGAAGACAGCATTCCTGTATCTTCGCTACCACAAAGTGGAAGTTCTGGTACTTTCATAACATCAGATTGTTTCTCACATAAG CCATATTATAATGACACAAGTTCAACGGTAAAAGTTCCTTTTTGTAATTCATCGTCTTTCAAAAGCAAGTGTTTGTATTCGAGAAGATCCTTCGAAGATTCTCCACTTGG ATATTCCGGTGTGCAGAGTTATCAAACAAGAGCTGGTTCTCCAGCTGCTTCATCGCAAAAG GTTTTATTTTCCCATTTAAGTACATTACATCATGCCCCGCAGTCAATTGCTTTAAGCAAGCCATCACTGAGGTCTGTGAAGAGCAGTCCCCACTTACAGAGCCTTGCAATCG CTCCTTCCAAAGAATGTTTTGACGGTCATACAAGTTCAACCACCGAAGCGCCCTGTCACTCCAGGAAAACGTCGGTGGATTTCGCCCATTTGCATGGACGCAACAACCGCTTCTCTAAACAATAA
- the LOC143468988 gene encoding trafficking kinesin-binding protein 1-like isoform X1: MLQEAYSIEDNSPEEDIASFVFDEIPRYQLRANKNIECSQSSWIETPVLSPSVNTDLSPEQCEETFKFFLLSGKRLSQMTRTYHDIEAVVQLLEEKEKDLELAARIGQTLLTKNKEVAFQNDLLEEKLTHALEEASQLRHEVSRKEDLLHIYADDETDSSGATSPSKDLKVYGRLQTHVDGLHHKIQLLEKDKASLLEERSLLFDNSGDRETKEHEMVSDTVRQLGFLQSDLQKANSQILAVTEELTRRNDEADRQQDEISGLLAHIMDLQHKHKELANEHEDLQLHLSAANKSQYELSQEVQSLEERYCKVLNSLDETREESRLMRDSTSDNIFDYDNMFGPQIPFQHSLAAELEISDITFDINEGVRKSPEDLKSCFSNKYSDVRPHKLEERVLQTARYANKHLTNFANNAVQKTELESICHCLKSENPSPAVNVSVSKVARNTSTHSSGLLSPSMGKPGIPGTSDLQQALEKLATVGREGLKVLQKAKSNVMSQMCGSRLDADESSTSETSFEIRLPSSLRKKCMSAPKLRIVKSLEGSTTLHQWKKLADKRKQFQNVDDVADDMPGIIIRCNAAELLKPRHATDIENLHPTRTDSKQYDIFSRDSRSLYFPLNEDSIPVSSLPQSGSSGTFITSDCFSHKPYYNDTSSTVKVPFCNSSSFKSKCLYSRRSFEDSPLGYSGVQSYQTRAGSPAASSQKVLFSHLSTLHHAPQSIALSKPSLRSVKSSPHLQSLAIAPSKECFDGHTSSTTEAPCHSRKTSVDFAHLHGRNNRFSKQ, from the exons ATGCTTCAAGAAGCTTATTCAATAGAAG atAATTCCCCTGAAGAAGATATTGCATCATTTGTTTTTGACGAAATACCAAGATATCAGCTGCGAGCAAACAAG AACATTGAATGTAGTCAGTCATCGTGGATTGAAACTCCGGTTCTTTCCCCAAGTGTTAATACAGACTTGTCTCCTGAGCAGTGTGaagaaacttttaaattttttt TACTAAGTGGAAAGCGTCTTAGTCAAATGACTCGGACATACCATGATATAGAAGCGGTTGTGCAATTGttagaagaaaaagaaaaggatTTGGAACTGGCTGCACGTATTGGCCAAACCCTCCTGACTAAAAACAAGGAGGTAGCATTTCAAAATGACCTTCTGGAAGAGAAGTTAACCCATGCATTGGAAGAG gcATCTCAGTTGCGTCATGAAGTGAGCAGAAAAGAAGATCTGCTCCATATATATGCTGATGATGAAACAGACTCCAGTGGCGCCACTTCACCCAGCAAAG ATTTGAAAGTGTATGGTCGATTGCAAACTCATGTTGACGGCTTGCACCACAAAATTCAGCTGCTTGAAAAAGATAAGGCTAGTTTATTGGAAGAG CGTTCTCTTCTTTTCGACAACTCTGGTGATAGAGAAACCAAGGAGCATGAGATGGTATCCGACACAGTTCGTCAACTCGGCTTTCTGCAGAGTGACTTGC aAAAGGCCAATTCGCAAATTCTTGCTGTAACTGAAGAACTAACTCGGCGAAATGATGAAGCAGACAGACAGCAAGATGAAATATCTGGATTACTTGCCCACATTATGGATTTGCAACATAAACATAAGGAg cTAGCTAATGAACACGAAGACCTTCAGCTGCATTTATCTGCTGCTAATAAGTCACAATACGAGTTGTCACAAGAG gTACAAAGCCTCGAAGAGCGTTATTGTAAAGTTTTGAACTCATTAGATGAAACTCGAGAAGAAAGTCGCCTAATGCGTGACTCTACCAGTGACAACATTTTTGATTATGACAACATGTTTGGGCCACAGATACCTTTCCAGCATTCACTGGCTGCAGAGTTAGAGATCAGTGATATTACATTTGATATAAATGAGGGTGTGAGGAAATCCCCGGAAGATTTGAAGTCTTGTTTTTCCAACAA atacTCAGATGTAAGACCTCACAAACTAGAGGAGCGAGTGTTGCAGACGGCCCGATATGCAAACAAACATCTCACTAACTTTGCAAACAATGCAGTACAG AAAACTGAGTTAGAATCAATCTGTCATTGTTTAAAGTCGGAAAATCCATCACCTGCAGTGAATGTTTCGGTCTCGAAAGTTGCAAGAAATACAAGTACTCATAGTTCTGG TCTTCTTTCTCCAAGCATGGGTAAGCCAGGGATTCCAGGCACAAGTGATTTGCAACAGGCATTAGAGAAGCTTGCAACTGTTGGTCGGGAAGGCTTGAAGGTTTTGCAAAAAGCTAAATCAAATGTTATG AGCCAGATGTGTGGAAGTAGGTTGGATGCAGATGAAAGTTCAACATCTGAGACATCATTTGAAATAAGATTGCCATCAAGTCTAAGGAAGAAATGCATGTCTGCACCAAAGTTACGTATTGTGAAATCTTTAGAAG GGTCAACTACTTTGCACCAATGGAAAAAACTAGCAGACAAacgaaaacaatttcaaaatgtaGACGATGTTGCAGATGATATGCCTGGAATTATCATAAGATGTAATGCAGCGGAGTTATTAAAGCCTAGACATGCAACTGATATTGAAAACCTGCATCCAACACGAACTGATTCAAAACAATATGATATTTTTAGTCG tGACTCCAGATCTTTGTATTTTCCTTTAAATGAAGACAGCATTCCTGTATCTTCGCTACCACAAAGTGGAAGTTCTGGTACTTTCATAACATCAGATTGTTTCTCACATAAG CCATATTATAATGACACAAGTTCAACGGTAAAAGTTCCTTTTTGTAATTCATCGTCTTTCAAAAGCAAGTGTTTGTATTCGAGAAGATCCTTCGAAGATTCTCCACTTGG ATATTCCGGTGTGCAGAGTTATCAAACAAGAGCTGGTTCTCCAGCTGCTTCATCGCAAAAG GTTTTATTTTCCCATTTAAGTACATTACATCATGCCCCGCAGTCAATTGCTTTAAGCAAGCCATCACTGAGGTCTGTGAAGAGCAGTCCCCACTTACAGAGCCTTGCAATCG CTCCTTCCAAAGAATGTTTTGACGGTCATACAAGTTCAACCACCGAAGCGCCCTGTCACTCCAGGAAAACGTCGGTGGATTTCGCCCATTTGCATGGACGCAACAACCGCTTCTCTAAACAATAA